The DNA segment TCTGCCAAAAACCCCCCAACCATGGCAACTTGTCTTTCGATTTCTTTAATAATCTCTTCCAAATTTTCAACATCAATATTTAACTCAGCATTTTGGATAATTTTTCTGTTATCCAAGTCACCTACAATGTTTTTACCTTCTTCAGCAGCTGCCTGATCACGGTAAGCCCCTTCTGAAGGTGCACTTCCAGAAGAAGAATATGCTATCTCAAAAGAAGGCCCACTATCAGCTGCCTCCTTTTTTGCACCGCCACAGGCAACAATGGAAAGGCTTATTACTAGACACAGGACAATTATTAATGTTTTTTTCACAATATACATCCCCTATCTTTTATTATGTTCAAGTTTTATCAGTTAACATTGTTCTCCTAAACAAATAGACGAAAAACAGGGGGATCATGTTCCAAGCAAGAGCTGATTAAATATATCTTATAGTGTCTTCACCCTTTGTTAGCTGCTCGAACCCTTTTTTTAATACTAAATAGGTGTTTTCAACACCCACAACTCCCATGCCAGGAAAGATAAACTTAGGCTCTAAGGCTATGACCATACCACTTTTGAGCTCTATCTCAAAGCCTTTGGCAATTACAGGCCATTCATTTACTTCCAAACCTATACCATGGCCTATAAAGGGCACCCCCTTTGGATATCCCATAAAGTAGTCCCTTAGCCCTGATTTTTCAACTATACTTATACTACTATCATATAGATATCTGCCATTTATTCCTTCTTTCAAGCTGTCCTGCAGCATGCTTTGAATCTCCATGGATACATCTGCAGCCTTTTCCACAATAGGCGGCAGTTCGCCTAGAATAAAGGATCTGCTCTGGTCCACTAGATATCCTGTATAGTTGCCAACATAGTCTATGTAAATGGGCTCCCCCTTCTTAATTAAAGCCCCACTAACTCCCTGGGGGAAGGTTGGGTGTGAGCCTGCTCCAACTGTAGCCATAACGTCATAGGGCCCGGAGGCAGCCCCAGCTGCACCTACTAATGCATGGCCGAAATAGAACTCTACATTAAACCCTCTAAATCTGGTGTATCCCAGGTGTCCAATTTTTCTGGCATATCCTTCTATAGCACCTGCAAGCTCTCTATCTGACATTCCCTCTTTAATAGCTGAACCAATATATTTAAAAACCTCTCCATGCTTTGTCCCTGACTCTCTTATTAGTGAGATCTCATATTCCGATTTAATCATACGAAGATCTCTGATCATGACAGACACATCCACTATTTCAGAACCCTCCAACACCTTTTTATAAAAAAAGTAACTATTTGCTGGTAAAACGTCCAACTCCATGGCAATTCTACCATTTATTTTCAAGTCATGTTCAGCTAATACTTGTGGTATCTCCTTAGGGCTATTAAGTAATGTTATATATTCTAATGGAGATTCGTCCATTGCTTTTTCCAAGGTTTTTTTGACCATCAGCAAGGGTTTTCCTTCAGACGGCACATATAAATGACACTGCTGGCCGCTTCCTGAAAAGTAATAAACATTAGTTCTTTCAGTGAGCAGTACACCTGTAAGCTCTGATTCTCTTATTTTATGCTGGAGCTTAATAATTCTATCATTTATTTCCCTGGAGAAGTCATTCATTCACCTTCTACCCCCTCTAGCATTCTAATTGTCATGTTTTATAGATAATGCTTTGAATATAATAGCACAATTTGGGGCAAATGTTCAATTTTTGGGGCAAAAAAGGAGCATTCACTATGAATACTCCTATGGGTTCACAAAGTTTATATATTCTGGCCGTGCTATGGGTCTGGAGATGTCTGTGCCTTCTGGAAGATAATTTGAATAGTCACCTTCTATTAATATTTGTACCCAATCTACCCCATCTATACTTGTTAGGGTAAACAGTATGGATTTAACGAGCAATACCTCTGCTGCTGCTCCTCCCCCATAGCCCATAACTTCCTTGCTTAAATCAATTGTAGCCATTTTATCTTCAGAATCATAATCAACCTTTCTAAGTTTGGTTCCAGACCAAATTGTCTTTACTAAATCACTATTTAAAGGGGGGCCTTTTACTAACTCCTGCATGGCACTCTCAACCATCTGGCTTATGGTACTATTTTTGTTTACAGCAAAACCAACAGGTATTAAGTATAAAGCATTGGGATCTGAGAAATATACATGCAACAGCTTATCTTCATCATTTATATTACTTAAGGAATTTATGTAGGCTGGTCGTTCAAAGGGCTTATCCAGCTTAAATCCATTAATCTCTTCAATGACCTTTCCTTCAACTAAGAATTGTACCGTCTCCACCTCTTGAAACTCAGTTACAGTTAAAACTAAAGAATTAATTGCCATCTCAATATCTTCATACTCTTCAAAGTTTTTAAAGTGACTGGTCAAATCTATATATGCAATATTTCTCCTAATATATATGTCTTTCAACTTGGTATCTTCCGGAGTAGTACTAGATAAAAGCCAGTCCCCTGGGCCTGCTAAAACCTTTTCCACTGAAACTTTAGCTGCTTCCTTGGTAGGCTTTATAGGAAGAGTGATTGGGATGAGATATCTTCCATTCTCACTAGCGAAATAAACAAGCA comes from the Desulfitibacter alkalitolerans DSM 16504 genome and includes:
- a CDS encoding M24 family metallopeptidase — encoded protein: MNDFSREINDRIIKLQHKIRESELTGVLLTERTNVYYFSGSGQQCHLYVPSEGKPLLMVKKTLEKAMDESPLEYITLLNSPKEIPQVLAEHDLKINGRIAMELDVLPANSYFFYKKVLEGSEIVDVSVMIRDLRMIKSEYEISLIRESGTKHGEVFKYIGSAIKEGMSDRELAGAIEGYARKIGHLGYTRFRGFNVEFYFGHALVGAAGAASGPYDVMATVGAGSHPTFPQGVSGALIKKGEPIYIDYVGNYTGYLVDQSRSFILGELPPIVEKAADVSMEIQSMLQDSLKEGINGRYLYDSSISIVEKSGLRDYFMGYPKGVPFIGHGIGLEVNEWPVIAKGFEIELKSGMVIALEPKFIFPGMGVVGVENTYLVLKKGFEQLTKGEDTIRYI
- a CDS encoding GerMN domain-containing protein, giving the protein MKMYIRLKVIIVLLLMAALLVGCGQNSSKKDAGDNETTASTTIESRPLVLNNEKDTVLVYFASENGRYLIPITLPIKPTKEAAKVSVEKVLAGPGDWLLSSTTPEDTKLKDIYIRRNIAYIDLTSHFKNFEEYEDIEMAINSLVLTVTEFQEVETVQFLVEGKVIEEINGFKLDKPFERPAYINSLSNINDEDKLLHVYFSDPNALYLIPVGFAVNKNSTISQMVESAMQELVKGPPLNSDLVKTIWSGTKLRKVDYDSEDKMATIDLSKEVMGYGGGAAAEVLLVKSILFTLTSIDGVDWVQILIEGDYSNYLPEGTDISRPIARPEYINFVNP